Proteins found in one Mytilus edulis chromosome 2, xbMytEdul2.2, whole genome shotgun sequence genomic segment:
- the LOC139511956 gene encoding tripartite motif-containing protein 2-like, with protein sequence MADSIFCVGCQRGKEDIIADSWCSDCSEQVCKTCARVHERMYPPHKIVPMKEIQELSSSLLTLSKNCENHPDQKIILYCCQHDTVICDSCVPVSHPNCNPIISVEKAAKNVKHSTAISDLEKRIGNLSQVTENILSRNETILEDLKTNRSKITKTVTEMKLKFIAHLDKLESNIHKDIDNKYEQCDETVSQIINSVQLSYDSLSAWKKDIISLKQYASEIHLFKAVKFLDAKTHQQELEIRDIQTATVPTLTYHPSGLESNIQNEHSDLGTIDIENVQAPISVLDIDQQCQFMVGEQRKLSLTNSFKTTRLGDGVRVYRGCFIPGNRLLLSQFSQNNLYVCELDGSNPKVIQVDYKIEHMSLYDNTHALVSSGYGGIQIIDLNLFKPGRKLKVRGHCYGITSVKDKIWVENQPKTLTIMNISGKVINTIKTTFDPCDICANKDGDVYCTDVTKSKVYFIAADGEEREICNSSDLKCPSGVTVDDHGDVYVAGYLSNNIHRISGDGQTQIVLTENDDIKKPGDLSFNFETRELLVINNDCETINIYQTY encoded by the coding sequence ATGGCAGACAGTATATTTTGTGTCGGCTGTCAGCGTGGTAAAGAAGACATAATAGCCGATTCCTGGTGCAGTGATTGTAGTGAGCAAGTTTGTAAAACATGTGCTAGAGTTCATGAAAGAATGTACCCACCTCACAAGATAGTACCAATGAAAGAAATACAAGAACTCAGTTCTTCTCTTCTTACATTGTCCAAGAACTGCGAGAATCATCCCGATCAAAAGATCATACTTTACTGCTGTCAACATGACACGGTGATCTGCGATTCATGTGTACCGGTATCACATCCTAATTGTAATCCTATCATTTCAGTCGAAAAGGCTGCCAAAAACGTAAAACATAGCACTGCTATTTCGGACCTAGAGAAAAGAATTGGCAACCTAAGCCAAGTTACAGAAAACATACTGAGTCGAAATGAGACAATACTTGAAGATTTGAAAACAAATCGAAGCAAAATCACGAAAACTGTGACGGAAATGAAACTGAAATTTATCGCCCATTTAGACAAGTTAGAATCAAATATACATAAGGACATTGATAATAAGTATGAACAGTGTGACGAGACGGTGTCCCAAATTATAAATAGCGTCCAATTAAGCTACGACTCACTATCCGCATGGAAAAAAGATATCATATCTCTGAAGCAATATGCATCTGAAATTCACTTATTCAAGGCAGTAAAATTTCTAGATGCGAAAACTCACCAACAAGAATTGGAAATCAGAGATATTCAAACAGCTACTGTTCCGACACTTACGTATCATCCATCAGGGTTAGAGTCAAACATACAAAATGAACACTCAGACTTGGGTACAATAGATATAGAGAATGTCCAAGCACCAATATCTGTACTAGATATTGACCAACAATGTCAGTTTATGGTCGGAGAACAGAGAAAGTTATCGTTGACAAATTCATTTAAGACCACAAGATTAGGTGATGGTGTGCGCGTTTATAGAGGGTGCTTTATTCCAGGTAATAGGTTACTCCTTAGTCAATTTTCAcagaataacctttatgtttgtGAACTTGATGGCTCCAACCCAAAAGTAATACAAGTTGAttataaaatagaacatatgAGCTTGTATGACAATACTCATGCTTTAGTATCATCAGGTTATGGAGGTATCCAGATCATTGACCTTAACTTATTTAAACCTGGAAGAAAACTTAAAGTAAGAGGACATTGTTATGGAATCACCAGTGTAAAAGATAAGATCTGGGTCGAAAATCAACCCAAAACTTTAACTATTATGAATATTAGTGGTAAAGTTATAAATACGATAAAAACAACGTTTGATCCATGTGATATATGTGCCAACAAAGATGGTGATGTCTATTGTACAGACGTTACTAAAAGTAAAGTCTACTTCATAGCAGCGGATGGAGAAGAACGAGAGATATGTAACAGCTCTGACCTGAAATGTCCTAGTGGTGTAACAGTAGATGATCATGGTGATGTTTATGTAGCAGGATATTTATCCAACAATATACACAGAATATCTGGTGATGGACAGACACAGATTGTACTGACGGAAAACGATGATATCAAGAAACCAGGCGATTTATCTTTCAACTTTGAAACAAGAGAACTGTTAGTGATAAACAACGATTGTGAAacaatcaatatttatcaaacctATTAA
- the LOC139510810 gene encoding uncharacterized protein, which translates to MSVLVRLQRELLLTNSFQYTKLRNDVRFIFRGCIIPGNRLLLSQYLGNNLVICDLDGSNSKVITLEYPSARVTLYDNNHALLSLGNNSIEMINLTTLKPCKKIKVGGNCGGITSMKERIWVRNHPNTLTIVNIKGKVINTMHLTFNPNDICANENGDVFCTDLESNKVYAVTSDGKETEIYNSRDLIRAEGVAVDDRGDVYVAGTQSNNIHRISKDGQEHDIVLTADDGIQKPTGLFYNYETRELLVVNNNFSNVNIYKTQ; encoded by the coding sequence ATGTCAGTTTTGGTCAGACTCCAAAGAGAATTGTTGTTGACAAATTCATTCCAGTATACGAAATTAAGAAATGATGTGCGTTTTATTTTTAGAGGTTGCATTATTCCTGGTAATAGGCTACTACTAAGTCAGTACTTAGGGAACAATTTAGTTATTTGTGATCTTGATGGATCCAATTCAAAAGTAATTACACTTGAGTATCCATCAGCTCGTGTTACCTTGTACGACAACAACCATGCTTTATTATCTTTAGGAAATAACAGTATTGAGATGATCAACCTGACAACACTAAAGCCTTGTAAGAAAATAAAAGTTGGAGGAAATTGTGGAGGAATCACTAGTATGAAGGAAAGGATCTGGGTAAGAAATCACCCCAACACTCTAACTATAGTTAATATAAAAGGTAAAGTTATTAATACAATGCATTTAACATTTAATCCTAATGATATATGTGCCAACGAAAATGGTGATGTCTTTTGTACAGACCTTGAGAGTAATAAAGTCTACGCAGTTACTTCGGATGGAAAAGAAACAGAGATATACAACAGTCGCGATCTGATACGTGCTGAGGGTGTGGCGGTAGATGACCGTGGTGATGTGTATGTAGCAGGGACACAATCAAACAATATACACAGAATATCAAAGGATGGACAAGAACATGATATCGTGCTAACAGCAGACGATGGTATCCAAAAACCAACCGGTTTATTTTATAACTATGAAACGAGAGAACTGTTAGTTGTAAACAACAATTTTAGTAACgtcaatatttataaaacacaataa